Within Deinococcus aerius, the genomic segment AGGCACCGGTCACGGCGCGGTCATGAGGGTAGGGACAGCATAGGGTCAGGCTTCAATGCCAGCGGGCGAAGGAGCAAACCCCAACTCCACGTCTCGTCTCAGGAGGTACGCATGAATTGGAACCTTCGTCTGCTGACTCCATTCCTGCTCGCGGGAGGCGTCCTCCTCCTGACCCAGCCGTTCGGGGGTTCCGGAGGCACGCCAGCCGCGAAAGAGACTGTGACTCCGGTAGGGCTTCTTCGGGCTGGCCTGTCACCTACGGATACCAAGAAACCTAATCAGGAGTGTTCGTCAGAAACAGGCTGCGTCGATGTTACGGTCTCCCGCCCCTTCATCACTGCTCCCAGCATTTCTGACGTGGAGGGCGTTCTCGACCTTGGCGAGGGGGGCGTTCATCCGTTGACCCCCAACGACGGTGCGGTAACTGCGCAAGGTCTCAACCCCTACTCAGGCACTACTACAATTAACTGCGATAAGAAGTGCCCCGAAGAAGTCAGCGGAAACCTTCTACTGTATGCCCAGGGACTGAACGTCTATTCAGAACCCTTCTCCACCAAAGTGCCCGCCCCCCTGGAAGTTCTTGGAGTCACGCCGAGCGCCAGCAAGCCGGACCTGGTCAACACCATCTACTGGGCCGCCATTGGTGCAGGTATCCTGAGCTTCCTGCTGTTGTTAGCCACGCGTCCAGCGGTTTACATCCTGGGCCGGAAAGACCGGGGAGATACCGAGCCCGCAGCCTTGGCGGACGAGGTCATTAGTCAGAAGAAGTGGGCCTTTCCCGGCGAGCTGAGTACTATCTTCGCCGCCGCCACCGGCCTTGTGAGTGTTGCTGCCGTCAAGGCCATCTTCGACGGCGAGAAGTTGAAGACAGCCGTGTTTACCGCCAACGAATACGCCACCCATGCCCTGGTACTTGGCGCCCTAATCGCAGTTTCCAGCGTAATTTTCAACTCTTCTTCTAAAGTGGTTACTCCCACGAAGAAAAACTCAGACTTTACACCGTTGTCGGGAGAAGAAGACAAAAACTACCGAACCACGCGGCTATACGGCTTCTACCATGCCGTTGCGTGGTACATCGCCGGGCTCACCGGCCTGTTACTGCTGAGCGCGTGCCTGTTCCTGGAGTTCTATTTCGCAGGGTTCATCCCCAGGACGCTGACCAGCCTCGGCGCCCTGAGCCTACAAATTCTCGCCCTCTGCGTGGCTGTGTTTGCCATCCTCTACACGCAGTCCCAAGTGAGGCTTGGTGGCTACACCCTGCGGGGAAGTAAGTATTCCTCCCTACAGGACGCCCTGAATGCCCAAGAGGACACGGAGGAGAAGTCCGGGGAAGGTCTCAAGGCGGAGATGCTGGAAAGGTCCGAACGTCCAGCCCGTAGCAGCGTGGAAACCTTTCTACGAGGTGCCGTTCAGCCGCCATCACAGTAGCCCGTCGCCTCGAACAATCCCGCTTGACCTCCGCCCGGCTACTCAAACAGCCCCGGCTGCACCACGACTTCCCGCTTCTCCACCCGCGCCGCTGCTTCCGCTGCCTCGCTCCACGACGCCACCAGCGCGTTGTACACCTGACCCTCGGCGCTCCAGCCTTTGCGCTCGCAGATGCCGTAGAGGCGGTAGGCGAGCTGCCGGGCCGAATCCGCGAGGTCGCCGAGTTGGGCCATGAGCGCCCCCGCCGCCTCCGCTCCCTGCTCGTCGTTGATGCGGGCGAGGTGTTGCACGGCTTCCCATGTCGTCGGGTGTTTGTCGGTCTGGGGCGTCCAGTCCTGCGCCAGTTCGTCCCGACGTTTCAGGCGTACCCGTCCGGCCCTCGCCAGAATAAGACCTGCTTCCTGTACGCCCGCCACGCTTACGCCACGCGCCGTCGCCAGCGTCTCGGCCTCGCCATACGCTGCCTCGTCCATGCCGTGGGCCTCGAACCACGTCACGGCAAAGCGGGTGTCCTCGTCCAGGTGGCCTTCCTGTTCAGCTAGGTACTCGTCCAGCGCCGCGTTGATGAGTTGCAGGGCTACGCGCACCGGCATCCGCGAGCCGTCGGATTCCAGCACCTGGCTGTACTTGCTGAACACCGCCATGCCGGGGCCAATGCTGGCCTGTGCCATGTCCACGGGAGCGATGTTGCTGGCAGTCAGGGCTTGCAGGGCTTCAGGGAGGGTGCGGCGCAGTTCGCGGAGGAAGTCAGCACGAGTGGTCAGGGGCGCGTCCGTCGGGCGAGGACGGCAGACCATGACGATGGAGGAAGCGAGGGCGTTGGCGTCCTTACCAATCATGCGGTTGCTGAGTTCCGTGCGAACAGGCCAAGTGCCATTGATGCTGTAGCCTGCCCGAATAATCGCCTCCAGGAAGGTCGCCCAGCCGGTGCTGCTGACGCCACCCGCGTCCGTTTCGGACTGCTTGAAGGCGTAGTAAATCGCTGCCGGGTACTCCTGATTGCCCTGCGTTGCCATATTGTGCATGGCCTGAGTCATGCCGTTTAGAAAAAATGTCTCAGCATTTTCCTTGCTGCCGTGACGGTAGGGCGTGGCGACAAGCTCCCCTGTTTTGGGGACAAGCATTCCGCCGAACACGTCTGGATAAGTGGAACGCAACGAACGCCGCAGCCAGACATAGAAGAAGTCTGAAAGGTCAGCATAGCCGATGTTGTCATAGTAGGGCGGGTCAGTGGAAATAACGGCGTTATCGGGAACAAGACGGGAAGCGGCGTCAACCTGCAGAAGACTGCCAGAGGCAGATGCCGCCAGCCCTTCCATACCCTTCGAGGTGTACTCAAGAGAGTTATCCCAGCTTCCCGACTGTCCTGAGAATGGATTTACTTCCGTGAAGCCCCATGTCATTGGAATTGCTTGTCGGGAGAAGGTATTTCTAGTCTTGGTTCCCCAGGTCGCCCCCCCCACATCCCAAGTGCATATCGTCGTCAGACGGTCTGCCAGGCCACTAACACAAAAGCTTAAATAGGCAGCTATTCCCTCTGCGTATGCCTGCCCCCCATTTCCCCCGTCGCGCAGCGGTTTCCCTCCGTCCATGCCTCTCACCAACGCATCGGCCCTCACACGCTCGCGGGCCTCAGCCACAAGGTCAGAGAAGGTGGTCAGGGCGGTCAGTTGCCGGGGGGTGAATAGGTCGCCAAAGGTGGTCATACCATAGTTCGGCGTTTTGAAGTCGCGGGGATTGGTGGGCAGCTTTGCTTCCGGTATCCACTCCGGCTCCGCGCTCGCCGCCACCTTCTCTATCTCCTCAGTTGGGTCGAGGTAGACCCGTTCCCGGTTGCCCTCAGCCACTACCGCCATCAGGCGCTGGCCCATGCGCCCGGCCTTACCCTCGGCGCGGATGTACGTTAATGGGAAGGGCGTACCCGTCAGGATGCAGCGTGCCCCGGTGCGGCCCACGGTGCCATCCTTCAAGTGTGCAGGAATCTTGCCCTTCCGAACAACGAAACGGTACGTGTTGCCCTCCACGACGGGTTCCACATATGCTTCCTTGCCTTTCATGCGGCTTAGTTCATAGGTACTTAACAGCGGCACATGTGCACCGTTGGTTGCAGGGTCGGGGCTGGCGACGGTCCTGGCCCACAACCAGGCAATAACCGTAGCTTCCTTCCCATCCGGCAGCTTGGCCTTGGGATACAGGTGACCGATGCGCCGCTCGGCTTCCTCCTTCATCCACTGGCCGTAGTACCGCACATCCTCCGCCAATCCCTGCGCACCCTTGTACGTCCCCCCCGTAATGCCTTTGGCGGTGGGATGGACGGGTGGGCGACCGGCGAAGCGCGTTGGAATCTCAATGCTGGCCTTGCCAATCATGACAGCGACGGGGTTCAGGTCACTGCCGTGCGCCTCCAGCCCCAGCCGCTGCGCTTCTAGGGGAATGGTGCAGCCACCGCTGAAGGGGTCGAGGACGGGCGGGGGATTGTTGCCCGTGCAGAGCCGAATGAGGTGGTTGGCCTTGGCAAGCACCTTCTCATTGGTGGTGTTCTCCCACTCCACCAGTTCCGCGATGAAGTCGAACAGGCGGTTGCGCGGAGTGTCCTCGGCTGTGGCGAAGGTGCCAGGGCGACCCGGTGTACGTGGGCGCTTGGAGTCGTTACCGGGAGTCATGACCGTCAGCTCGCGGCAAGCCTGCACGAACTCCAGTGGGGCCGCCGCGTCGTTCGGGTCATCCACCAGTTGTGCAAACAGGATGGCGCGGGCAGTGGCAAGCGGGCGACGTGCCCACCACAGGTGCAGGGTGCTGGGATGGCCGTGCCGGATGCTCTTCTCACGAGCTGAAGCGGCGTTAATGGCGTCCAGCGGCAGGGCAACCTCGATGAGTTTACGGCGGGGGGTGGAGTTGGTCATCGGTGAATCGTCCCGCGTGATGTCATGACTGAACCAAAATAGATTAACCTTCCGTGAGAATTCCCATTACACGACACATGCTCCCGTTGGGCGGGGTTTCCAGCCTCACGTCTGTGACATCGGGGTGAGATGGACTGTGGTGTACTCCGTCCAACGCCCCTTCCCCTTTCATATTTCCCAACAGGAGTGTCCTCATGACTGCCGCGTCCGCATCTGAACAACCAGATTTTCAAAAGCTGTACCAGCAAGTCACTGCCTTGATGGACTTCGCCCGTCCTCTGGCTGACCGCCTGATGGCTGCTGGTTCCCTGGAGGGCGCCCTTCAGGAAGGACAGCAGATGGCAGTCGAGGGGTTGATGCAACATGGACGGGCCTTTATGGCTCAGGTGGGAGTCGAAGTGGGGTTCGCCGGAATGGGGAGCCCGCCCGACGTGCGGGACGCAAGTAACGGCGCGGCGGTGAACGCGGCTCAGGCTGGTCAAGGTACGTCCTCATTGAACCTGGGTGGGTTAGCAGGACTGGCCAACGCTGCGCCCGGAGTGATGTACGCGCGGATAGGCGTCGAGGGGATGCGGGTGGCCGCGGATTTCGCGCGGGATTACGTTGAAGTGGTTCAACGCGAAACAACGAAACGGCACGACATCACGGCACAGCGTGACATCCGGGTTCGAGAACTGGAGCTGGTGCGGGAGACTCTGGAGCAGTACTTGAAGGCCACGTTCGACGAACGCCGCAGCAATTTCCAGGAGCTGTTCAAGCGGCTGGATGTCGCGCAGGGTCAGGGGGACGTGCAGGGGATGCAGATGGTCCTGGCAGGGATTCTGGACCTGGCGAAGTCCAGCCCGTTCAAGGACCTGGCCACGTTCAAACGGAACCTGGACAACCCGGATTTCGTGCTGGAGCTGTAAGCGCATACACCGAAGAGTTCCGAACCAAATAGTTGATGTCAAAGGAGAAAAGATGCCGATACCACTGGTCATCATTGGGATTGCTGCCGCTGGCGCGATAAAGAAGGGGATTGACGCTGGCGGGCTGTTGATGCGCGCTTCGGAACTTCAGAAGGAGACCAACGAGCGCAAAGGGAAGGCCGAGGGCAAGTTTGAGGACCACCTCCAGGCCGTGCGCCATGATGCCCTGGCCCTTGAAGAGCAGAAGCACGCCGTCATGGCAGGCACGATGGCGCGCTTCGTCGAGCTGTGGGAGCGCCAGAAGAAGCGGGCTAATGTCTCGGACAAGGACTTCACGGTACGCCTGAACATCTCAGCGGAGAAGCTGGAGGAATTTCGGGGTATCGGCGTGAAGAGCTTGGAAATTGCAGGCGGTCTGGCCTCAGCCACGGCGGCGGGCGTGGGAACAGGGGCGACCGTCATTTCGGCGGTGAGTGCCTTCGGTGTCGCCAGTACAGGTACAGCCATCAGTGGCTTGAGTGGCGCGGCAGCCAACAGTGCCCTGCTGGCCTGGCTGGGTGGGGGAAGCCTGGCTGCCGGGGGTGGGGGCATGGCCCTGGGCACCATCGTCGCTGGCGGATTGTTTGTCGCACCCGCCGCGCTGGTGGGAAGCTTCATCGCGGCAAAGAAAGGGCAGGAGGCGTTGACCGCTGCGACGGAGTACCAGGCAAAGGTCGATGTGTACATCGCCGAATTGCAGGGGAAACAGACGCACCTCACAGCCATCCAGGAGCGCATGACTGAAGTTTCGGACCTCATCACGGCCCTGGTGCAGCGTCTGCGGAACGCCCTAACCCTCTGCGAGAGGGACGAGGCGCGTATGGAAGGCAACGTCCGTCTAGAAAACTTCTACGCGGCAGCAACGCTGGCGAAAACCCTGTCCGAGTTGCTGAGCGTACCCATCATTGATGAGCACATCCAGGCGGCGGCGGCGTCACAAGCGGTGGTGGCCCAGGCATACGGGTCCCTCTGAACGTCCAGAGAGGTCACAGGGCAACACTTCCTCTCCTGTGTATTCGTCTTAACCCCGGTATTCGCGCGCACGAATACTGGGTGTTTTGCGAATAGGGTCAATGGGCTTCCCGCGCCAACGCCGTCAACTCGCCCAGGTGAAACACCGCCGCGACCTCGGCGAACCCCGGCTCATTGAAGGAGTAGCCGCTCAGGTAGCGAGGGGCACGGGCTCCATCCGGCGTCACTTCCACCAGGGCGAGGCGGAATTGCTCCGGGGCGTTGCGGCTCGCCAGAATCTCGTTGCGGGTCAGGGTCACTGTGTCCGCCTCATACCACCGCCCCTTGACCTCAATGAAATACA encodes:
- a CDS encoding DUF1156 domain-containing protein, producing the protein MTNSTPRRKLIEVALPLDAINAASAREKSIRHGHPSTLHLWWARRPLATARAILFAQLVDDPNDAAAPLEFVQACRELTVMTPGNDSKRPRTPGRPGTFATAEDTPRNRLFDFIAELVEWENTTNEKVLAKANHLIRLCTGNNPPPVLDPFSGGCTIPLEAQRLGLEAHGSDLNPVAVMIGKASIEIPTRFAGRPPVHPTAKGITGGTYKGAQGLAEDVRYYGQWMKEEAERRIGHLYPKAKLPDGKEATVIAWLWARTVASPDPATNGAHVPLLSTYELSRMKGKEAYVEPVVEGNTYRFVVRKGKIPAHLKDGTVGRTGARCILTGTPFPLTYIRAEGKAGRMGQRLMAVVAEGNRERVYLDPTEEIEKVAASAEPEWIPEAKLPTNPRDFKTPNYGMTTFGDLFTPRQLTALTTFSDLVAEARERVRADALVRGMDGGKPLRDGGNGGQAYAEGIAAYLSFCVSGLADRLTTICTWDVGGATWGTKTRNTFSRQAIPMTWGFTEVNPFSGQSGSWDNSLEYTSKGMEGLAASASGSLLQVDAASRLVPDNAVISTDPPYYDNIGYADLSDFFYVWLRRSLRSTYPDVFGGMLVPKTGELVATPYRHGSKENAETFFLNGMTQAMHNMATQGNQEYPAAIYYAFKQSETDAGGVSSTGWATFLEAIIRAGYSINGTWPVRTELSNRMIGKDANALASSIVMVCRPRPTDAPLTTRADFLRELRRTLPEALQALTASNIAPVDMAQASIGPGMAVFSKYSQVLESDGSRMPVRVALQLINAALDEYLAEQEGHLDEDTRFAVTWFEAHGMDEAAYGEAETLATARGVSVAGVQEAGLILARAGRVRLKRRDELAQDWTPQTDKHPTTWEAVQHLARINDEQGAEAAGALMAQLGDLADSARQLAYRLYGICERKGWSAEGQVYNALVASWSEAAEAAARVEKREVVVQPGLFE